A genomic segment from Terriglobia bacterium encodes:
- the thpR gene encoding RNA 2',3'-cyclic phosphodiesterase translates to MRLFIALDIEPAIRQRIGTFVDGVRGFAPDVRFVGPESFHVTLKFLGETEKVEAIKAALNQVRGQAIALNFRGYGFFPGLKNPQVFWTGIEAGPELQELVSAMDKAMAALGFEREKGPYRAHLTLARSGSGRPGRMRGDTLNAKFSALQYKLSKLPEPEFGTMTAHEFYLYESKLSPRGSQYTKLASFPLGASE, encoded by the coding sequence ATGCGCCTCTTCATCGCTCTCGACATCGAACCGGCCATCCGCCAGCGCATCGGTACGTTCGTCGACGGGGTACGCGGGTTCGCCCCGGACGTGCGCTTCGTCGGGCCGGAGTCGTTTCATGTCACGCTGAAGTTTTTGGGCGAGACGGAGAAGGTCGAGGCCATCAAGGCCGCGCTGAACCAGGTTCGCGGGCAAGCGATCGCCTTGAATTTTCGTGGGTACGGATTTTTCCCGGGACTGAAGAATCCGCAGGTCTTCTGGACTGGGATCGAAGCCGGACCGGAACTTCAGGAACTGGTCTCGGCGATGGACAAGGCGATGGCGGCGCTTGGGTTCGAGCGAGAGAAGGGGCCTTACCGTGCGCACCTGACGCTTGCGCGAAGTGGCTCGGGCCGGCCCGGCAGGATGCGCGGCGACACTCTGAACGCAAAATTCTCCGCGCTGCAATACAAGCTTTCCAAGCTTCCCGAACCCGAGTTCGGTACAATGACGGCACACGAATTCTATCTGTACGAAAGCAAACTGTCGCCGCGCGGCTCGCAGTACACGAAGCTCGCAAGTTTCCCGCTCGGCGCTTCGGAATGA
- a CDS encoding NAD(P)H-dependent glycerol-3-phosphate dehydrogenase, with amino-acid sequence MSNIAVIGAGAWGTAIAITLGRREPHRVQLWAYEKEVVESVNVRHTNDLFLAGEPIPDSVRATSSLPEALSAAEIVVSVMPSHHARRVWQQMKPHLTRDMIFVSATKGIENDTFLRMTEVIRQVLAEGGNGFSPHLGALSGPSFAKEVAQSHPTAITVASNDTDLVQAVQREFSGPVFRVYSNDDPVGVELGGALKNIIAIAAGVVDGLDLGYNTAAALITRGLAEITRLTVACGGRAETMAGLAGLGDLVLTCTGGLSRNRSVGVELGKGRKLDDIIAGMHGMVAEGVLTTNAAVGLAKKMGVEMPITEQMHAILQEGKAPKDAIRDLMTRPSTSEVRLIRGA; translated from the coding sequence GTGAGCAACATTGCGGTCATCGGCGCGGGTGCTTGGGGAACAGCGATTGCGATCACGTTAGGTCGCAGGGAACCGCACAGGGTTCAGCTCTGGGCATATGAGAAAGAAGTTGTGGAGAGCGTGAACGTGCGCCACACAAACGACCTCTTCCTCGCCGGCGAACCCATTCCCGACTCCGTCCGCGCCACGAGTTCCCTGCCCGAAGCCCTTTCTGCCGCGGAAATCGTGGTCAGCGTCATGCCCTCGCACCACGCGCGTCGCGTGTGGCAGCAGATGAAGCCGCACCTCACGCGAGACATGATCTTCGTCTCCGCCACCAAGGGGATCGAGAACGACACATTTCTCCGAATGACCGAGGTCATTCGCCAGGTACTCGCCGAAGGCGGCAACGGGTTCTCGCCGCACCTCGGCGCTCTCAGTGGACCCTCGTTCGCAAAAGAAGTCGCGCAGTCGCATCCCACCGCCATCACGGTCGCTTCGAACGATACCGATCTCGTTCAGGCGGTTCAGCGTGAATTCAGCGGCCCGGTCTTCCGCGTATACAGCAACGACGACCCGGTTGGCGTCGAGCTCGGCGGCGCGCTAAAGAACATCATTGCCATTGCCGCGGGAGTCGTCGATGGCCTCGACCTCGGCTACAACACCGCAGCGGCACTCATCACGCGTGGTCTCGCCGAAATCACGCGCCTCACGGTCGCATGCGGCGGTCGGGCTGAAACCATGGCTGGCCTGGCCGGTCTTGGAGACCTCGTCCTCACCTGCACAGGCGGCCTGTCGCGCAACCGCAGCGTCGGCGTCGAACTCGGCAAAGGCCGCAAACTCGACGACATCATCGCCGGAATGCACGGCATGGTCGCCGAAGGCGTCCTCACCACTAACGCCGCCGTCGGCCTCGCAAAGAAGATGGGCGTCGAAATGCCCATTACCGAGCAAATGCACGCGATCCTCCAGGAAGGCAAAGCTCCGAAGGACGCAATCCGCGACCTTATGACGAGACCTTCGACCAGCGAAGTCCGCCTGATTCGCGGTGCGTAA
- the ribD gene encoding bifunctional diaminohydroxyphosphoribosylaminopyrimidine deaminase/5-amino-6-(5-phosphoribosylamino)uracil reductase RibD: protein MAHRNHDELFMKQALDLARQGIGLASPNPCVGALIVDERGRIVGRGTHTYEGKKHAEILAIEEAGEKARGNTLYINLEPCSHVGRTGPCADAVIAAGIQRVVASMRDPNPLVSGEGFARLQAAGIEVLEGILEEPARKLNETFARYIRTHVPFGILKTAMTLDGKIGGGGVSHNPTALGSGHASIYITGEESRHKVHELRHECDAIMVGVGTVVADDPLLTDRSGRPRRRKLLRVILDSRLRLPIESRVVQTCDKDVIVFCAFGEEKKRAELEKRGIIVEQVQLPALQVVGGRDALPHDGRPDLPEVFRRLGALEITSVLVEGGAMVNWACLQAGVIDKLWLFFAPKLLGGEGSVPFLSSGHAQLSEAIRVKNIALHRYGDDFAVEGYLRDTYEE from the coding sequence ATGGCCCACCGCAACCACGACGAACTCTTCATGAAGCAGGCGCTGGACCTTGCGCGTCAGGGGATCGGTCTGGCGTCGCCGAATCCGTGTGTTGGGGCGCTCATCGTCGACGAGCGTGGGCGCATCGTCGGTCGTGGAACGCATACTTATGAAGGTAAGAAGCACGCGGAAATCCTGGCCATCGAAGAGGCCGGGGAGAAGGCGCGGGGAAACACCCTATACATCAACCTCGAGCCTTGTTCGCACGTCGGCCGCACCGGTCCGTGTGCCGACGCCGTAATTGCAGCCGGCATTCAGCGCGTCGTTGCTTCAATGCGCGATCCCAATCCACTGGTCAGCGGCGAGGGCTTCGCTCGCCTGCAGGCTGCCGGCATCGAAGTGCTGGAAGGCATTCTGGAAGAACCAGCGCGCAAACTTAACGAAACCTTCGCGCGCTACATCCGCACCCACGTTCCGTTCGGTATTTTGAAAACGGCAATGACGCTCGACGGCAAAATCGGCGGCGGTGGCGTCTCGCACAACCCGACCGCACTCGGCAGCGGCCACGCATCGATCTACATCACCGGCGAAGAATCGCGGCATAAAGTTCACGAACTACGTCACGAATGCGATGCCATCATGGTGGGCGTCGGGACCGTAGTTGCCGATGATCCCCTGCTCACGGACCGTTCCGGACGTCCGCGGCGTCGCAAACTCCTGCGTGTCATTCTCGATTCGCGCCTGCGCCTGCCCATTGAGTCGCGCGTGGTCCAGACCTGCGACAAGGACGTGATCGTGTTCTGTGCCTTCGGCGAGGAAAAGAAGCGCGCCGAACTTGAGAAGCGCGGCATCATCGTTGAGCAGGTACAACTCCCGGCACTGCAGGTCGTCGGCGGCAGAGATGCTCTTCCTCACGATGGCCGTCCCGATCTCCCAGAGGTGTTCCGTCGCCTTGGCGCTTTGGAGATCACGAGCGTGCTGGTCGAGGGTGGCGCGATGGTTAACTGGGCCTGCCTGCAGGCTGGTGTTATCGACAAGCTCTGGCTCTTCTTTGCGCCCAAGTTGCTCGGCGGCGAAGGCTCCGTCCCCTTCCTCTCCTCGGGCCACGCTCAACTGAGCGAAGCAATACGAGTGAAAAACATCGCTCTGCATCGGTATGGAGATGATTTCGCGGTCGAGGGATATTTACGGGATACATACGAAGAATAG
- the plsY gene encoding glycerol-3-phosphate 1-O-acyltransferase PlsY has translation MISTYVAIVAYLLGSIPFGYILVRVFTGADVRAQGSGNIGATNVARTGKKGLAVATLFLDAVKGALAVVIAYLFASLSAGALFYTPPAGEAYHHFDPSLYQHLSFKLGAIAALFAIVGHMYPVWLKFKGGKGVATGLGVFLALAPKAVLIVLAFFLIVVAITRYVSLGSIVAAALFPITFYYMHPQHGTPLILAMISGVSLLIIWKHRENIRRLIAGNENKFGAKKA, from the coding sequence ATGATCTCGACCTACGTCGCCATCGTCGCCTACCTTCTCGGCTCCATCCCCTTCGGCTACATCCTCGTTCGCGTCTTCACCGGCGCAGACGTCCGCGCCCAGGGCAGCGGCAACATCGGGGCAACCAATGTCGCACGGACGGGAAAGAAGGGGCTGGCAGTCGCAACGCTCTTTCTGGACGCAGTAAAGGGCGCTCTAGCCGTAGTGATCGCTTATTTGTTTGCGTCTCTTAGTGCCGGAGCGTTGTTTTATACGCCCCCAGCGGGCGAAGCTTATCATCACTTCGATCCAAGCCTGTATCAGCACCTCAGTTTTAAACTTGGGGCCATTGCAGCTCTCTTCGCGATTGTCGGCCACATGTATCCGGTTTGGCTGAAGTTCAAGGGCGGCAAGGGTGTTGCGACGGGGTTGGGAGTGTTTCTCGCACTCGCGCCCAAGGCCGTTCTGATCGTTCTGGCCTTTTTCCTGATCGTCGTTGCGATCACGCGTTACGTTTCCCTGGGCTCGATCGTTGCTGCGGCGCTGTTCCCGATCACGTTCTATTACATGCATCCGCAGCACGGCACGCCGCTGATCCTGGCAATGATTTCGGGAGTGTCGCTGCTCATCATCTGGAAGCACCGGGAAAACATTCGACGCTTGATCGCGGGTAACGAAAACAAGTTCGGAGCCAAAAAGGCGTGA
- a CDS encoding competence/damage-inducible protein A, which produces MIAEIIAVGSEMLTPFRQDTNSLFLTSRLNSLGVEVAFKTIVGDNREQLVNVARTALGRADVLVFSGGLGPTEDDVTRESVAEALGIELKREGDLVAELYARFAQRRIKMPENNLKQADVLGGAEIIRNPRGSAPAQWLEGTHLGQQRIIILLPGPPWELEPLFREEFEPRLRAVLPEAFIAAREIKVAMMGESAADLKAAPVYKKHKDVQTTILAGAGEVQFHLKASGKTMAEAQDKVDSLANALEDALDDAVFSSAGDSLEQIVGYYLQMRGSTLATAESCTGGLLAERLTRVSGSSRYFVGGAVVYSNELKKLFCDVPPLMIAEHGAVSKEVAAAMAEGIRKKCKATLGIGITGVAGPTGGTELKPVGLVYIALADGVTKTEVVERKYLGDRDRIRHWASQQALDMVRKKLV; this is translated from the coding sequence GTGATCGCCGAAATCATCGCTGTCGGGTCGGAGATGCTCACGCCGTTCCGGCAGGACACCAATTCCCTGTTCCTCACGTCGCGCTTGAACAGTCTCGGGGTCGAGGTCGCCTTCAAAACCATTGTTGGCGACAATCGCGAGCAACTGGTCAATGTGGCGCGTACGGCGCTGGGCCGTGCCGACGTCCTCGTCTTCAGCGGCGGCCTTGGCCCGACGGAGGACGATGTGACGCGCGAGTCGGTCGCCGAGGCGCTGGGAATTGAATTGAAACGCGAAGGCGACCTCGTCGCCGAACTCTACGCGCGATTCGCGCAGCGGCGCATCAAGATGCCGGAGAACAACCTGAAGCAGGCCGACGTGCTCGGTGGCGCGGAGATCATCCGCAACCCGCGCGGCTCGGCGCCGGCACAGTGGCTGGAAGGCACGCACCTCGGCCAGCAGCGCATCATCATTCTCCTGCCCGGACCGCCTTGGGAGTTGGAGCCATTATTTCGCGAAGAGTTCGAGCCGCGATTGCGTGCCGTTCTGCCCGAAGCCTTTATCGCCGCGCGCGAAATCAAAGTCGCGATGATGGGCGAATCGGCCGCCGACCTGAAGGCTGCTCCCGTTTACAAAAAGCATAAGGATGTCCAGACCACGATTCTCGCCGGGGCCGGCGAGGTGCAGTTCCATCTCAAGGCTTCCGGCAAGACGATGGCGGAAGCCCAGGATAAGGTCGATTCCCTCGCCAATGCGCTGGAAGATGCGCTGGACGATGCCGTTTTTTCGAGTGCCGGCGATTCGCTGGAGCAAATCGTCGGCTATTACCTGCAAATGCGCGGCTCGACGTTGGCGACGGCGGAGTCGTGTACTGGTGGCCTGCTCGCCGAACGGTTGACGCGGGTGAGCGGAAGCTCGCGTTACTTCGTCGGAGGCGCGGTAGTCTATAGCAACGAACTCAAGAAACTGTTCTGCGATGTTCCGCCGCTGATGATCGCGGAGCACGGCGCCGTGAGCAAAGAAGTCGCCGCCGCGATGGCCGAAGGCATTCGCAAAAAATGTAAAGCGACATTGGGAATCGGCATCACCGGTGTCGCGGGTCCGACTGGTGGAACGGAACTGAAGCCTGTCGGCCTCGTATACATTGCACTTGCCGATGGCGTAACCAAAACCGAAGTCGTCGAACGCAAGTATCTCGGCGACCGAGACCGCATCCGCCACTGGGCCAGCCAGCAGGCGCTGGATATGGTTAGGAAGAAGCTGGTTTAA
- a CDS encoding riboflavin synthase: MISTAIIPNRFSPENGELRTALFTGIVEEVGHIAKIEQRGENRRLTVEASGVTKELKTGNSVAVSGVCLTALDITSTTFCADLAPETWVRTSFSRITEGALVNLELPLRTDGRMGGHMVQGHVDGVGKLLGFDNIPGTEDYWLHIEVPQELEKYFVYKGSVSIEGISLTVAKLEGLKLSVAIIPHTVEMTNLKTLKPGDPVNLEADIVAKYLEKWFRAGREERGLTVEALAAKGF; this comes from the coding sequence ATGATTTCAACTGCAATCATTCCTAACCGCTTCTCACCTGAGAACGGAGAACTGAGAACCGCTTTGTTTACCGGAATCGTAGAAGAAGTAGGTCATATCGCAAAAATCGAGCAGCGGGGAGAAAACCGCCGTCTCACCGTCGAAGCCTCCGGAGTCACCAAGGAATTGAAGACCGGGAACAGCGTCGCCGTCAGCGGCGTCTGCCTGACTGCTCTCGACATCACCTCAACCACCTTCTGCGCCGATCTCGCGCCCGAAACTTGGGTACGTACGTCTTTCTCGCGTATCACCGAGGGCGCGCTGGTCAACCTCGAACTGCCTTTGCGCACCGACGGCCGCATGGGCGGACACATGGTCCAGGGTCACGTCGACGGTGTCGGCAAATTGCTCGGCTTCGACAACATCCCCGGCACCGAGGATTACTGGCTGCACATTGAGGTCCCGCAGGAACTCGAGAAATATTTCGTCTACAAGGGCTCGGTCTCTATCGAAGGCATCAGCCTGACGGTCGCAAAACTCGAAGGCTTGAAGCTTTCCGTCGCAATCATTCCGCACACGGTTGAGATGACGAACCTGAAGACGCTCAAGCCCGGCGATCCCGTGAACCTCGAAGCCGACATCGTCGCCAAGTACTTGGAGAAGTGGTTCCGCGCCGGCCGCGAAGAGCGCGGATTGACTGTCGAGGCACTGGCGGCGAAAGGCTTCTAG
- the rdgB gene encoding RdgB/HAM1 family non-canonical purine NTP pyrophosphatase, with translation MKHVLITSSNPGKLRDFDTVAARHGVEVKLLPNFKSLPECIEDGATFEENARKKAEHYSLHAPSEVVLADDSGIEIDALGGAPGVRSARYAATTEHGNSGDVANNALVLARMRDVPDDKRTGRFVCVIAIARDGKTIATFRGQAEGRILRELRGSGGFGYDPMFYFPALGKTFAELTPAEKAEVSHRGQAFQHFLEWCDRQGEF, from the coding sequence ATGAAGCACGTCCTGATCACCTCTTCGAATCCTGGTAAGCTTCGCGACTTCGACACCGTGGCTGCGCGCCATGGCGTCGAAGTCAAGTTGCTGCCGAATTTCAAATCGCTGCCGGAGTGCATCGAAGACGGCGCGACGTTCGAAGAAAACGCCCGCAAGAAGGCCGAGCACTACAGCCTGCATGCCCCCAGCGAAGTTGTCCTCGCCGACGACTCCGGCATCGAGATCGACGCACTCGGCGGCGCGCCTGGGGTGCGATCCGCCCGGTACGCGGCCACAACCGAGCACGGCAACTCCGGCGATGTCGCGAACAATGCACTCGTCCTTGCGCGCATGAGAGATGTTCCCGATGACAAGCGCACCGGCCGCTTCGTTTGCGTCATTGCCATTGCCCGCGACGGCAAAACCATCGCCACCTTCCGTGGCCAGGCCGAAGGCCGCATCCTGCGCGAACTTCGCGGCTCCGGTGGATTCGGCTACGATCCCATGTTCTACTTTCCGGCTCTCGGCAAAACCTTCGCGGAACTCACGCCCGCGGAAAAAGCAGAAGTCAGCCATCGCGGGCAGGCGTTTCAGCACTTCCTCGAGTGGTGCGATCGCCAGGGTGAGTTCTAG
- a CDS encoding succinate dehydrogenase, producing the protein MASTVSAPTPATSRIPKGVEPLRAGQGHSFFWRRLHSLTGIIPVGAFLLEHLTSNAVATNGPAAYGDQVKFLTGLPFAFWLEVFGIYIPIAFHAGYGFYIWWRGDNNVNEYPWTGNWMYTVQRYTGILLFAYILYHTWYMRFTGIHLFDHPDAAFWKVWNEFNTKPWAFWAYMVGVVTASWHFGYGIFLFCAKWGIVTGEKGRKRVQAFGVLVAVALSVIGVYSAMAFKNPKPSWNFDPNPKPEWLQSTHTQTGEPTAPRTQVPNQ; encoded by the coding sequence GTGGCATCTACGGTCAGTGCTCCAACCCCGGCCACCAGCAGGATTCCCAAGGGTGTGGAACCTCTGCGGGCGGGTCAGGGTCATTCGTTTTTCTGGCGTAGACTTCATTCCCTCACTGGCATCATTCCCGTAGGCGCATTTCTTCTCGAGCACCTTACCTCCAACGCAGTCGCGACCAACGGTCCCGCTGCGTACGGTGACCAGGTGAAGTTCCTCACAGGACTTCCGTTCGCGTTCTGGCTCGAGGTTTTCGGAATCTATATCCCGATCGCCTTTCACGCTGGTTACGGTTTTTATATCTGGTGGCGGGGCGACAACAATGTGAACGAGTACCCGTGGACCGGCAATTGGATGTATACCGTCCAGCGCTACACGGGAATCCTCCTCTTCGCATACATCCTCTACCACACCTGGTATATGCGCTTCACCGGCATTCACCTGTTTGATCATCCCGACGCCGCCTTCTGGAAGGTCTGGAACGAGTTCAACACCAAGCCTTGGGCTTTCTGGGCATATATGGTCGGCGTGGTCACTGCGTCCTGGCACTTCGGCTACGGCATATTCCTCTTCTGCGCCAAATGGGGAATCGTTACCGGTGAGAAGGGCCGCAAGCGTGTGCAGGCGTTTGGAGTGCTCGTAGCAGTTGCGCTCTCGGTAATCGGCGTCTACTCCGCCATGGCCTTCAAGAACCCCAAGCCATCATGGAACTTCGATCCGAACCCGAAGCCCGAGTGGCTCCAGAGCACGCACACGCAAACTGGTGAGCCGACGGCTCCGCGAACTCAGGTGCCGAACCAATAG
- a CDS encoding HD domain-containing protein, with the protein MSLLRPTRIPILYLILGVLLLVSVVPMYFYANLVVDKNRERLKTNEMLLQNTVTKSLSDDLAHRQTTLRMMLENLASAVSVTSGGDLNGEHVATPEMRALLEKFVSTYGDLAYATLLNSDAKGIDAGKIQPDAFLQKELEQAFAAAREGRPYTGNAVSIGGGKDAKTLLLVGQPLEAGGRFIGMVATVLDLQFLAKRLTEASQGGLMLYVVDRQGRLVSGGDGNYAIGQDMARFEIVRKFVEQGGRARFVETSEFAYNHDHRRTEMLGTYSPVPSLEWAVIAQKDQRQAYASVYEMQRYSRLLALMAVLLSVGISSFAARNIAKPLEQLTVSSRAIASGDFSQRVHVTSRTEIGELAMTFNHMTEDLERFVKDLKRAAEENRALFLNSIQMLAGAVDEKDPYTRGHSDRVTKYSVLIATEYGLEEQEIDRIRIAAQLHDVGKIGIEDRILKKPGALTPEEFEVMKTHTTKGANILRSVEQLREMLPGIELHHESLDGRGYPFGLKGDQIPLMPRIITVADTFDAMTTNRPYQAAMEPEYVIRIINSLASTKFDPQVVAALTRAFQSGKLRIRRAATMGPSELEQAAEAQGAATATAD; encoded by the coding sequence ATGTCCCTGCTCCGTCCAACCCGGATACCGATTCTGTACCTGATTCTTGGCGTGCTGCTGCTGGTCAGCGTGGTGCCCATGTATTTCTACGCCAACCTGGTGGTGGACAAGAATCGCGAGCGTCTCAAGACCAATGAAATGCTCCTGCAGAATACGGTTACCAAGTCGCTATCGGACGACCTGGCGCACCGGCAAACGACGCTCCGCATGATGCTGGAGAACCTGGCTTCGGCCGTAAGCGTCACCAGCGGTGGCGACCTCAACGGCGAGCACGTGGCCACGCCGGAAATGCGCGCCCTGCTCGAGAAATTCGTTTCGACGTATGGCGATCTTGCCTACGCGACGCTATTGAATTCGGATGCCAAGGGCATTGATGCCGGTAAAATTCAGCCCGACGCTTTCCTTCAAAAAGAACTGGAGCAAGCTTTCGCCGCGGCTCGTGAGGGTCGTCCATACACTGGCAACGCGGTCAGCATTGGCGGGGGCAAGGACGCCAAGACTCTGCTCCTTGTCGGCCAACCGCTCGAAGCCGGAGGCCGATTCATCGGCATGGTGGCTACCGTGCTCGACCTCCAGTTCCTGGCCAAGCGCCTGACGGAAGCCAGCCAGGGCGGACTAATGCTGTACGTGGTCGATCGCCAGGGACGACTTGTCTCCGGTGGCGACGGCAATTACGCCATCGGCCAGGACATGGCGCGATTTGAGATCGTGCGCAAATTCGTCGAGCAGGGTGGACGGGCACGTTTCGTCGAAACCAGTGAATTCGCATATAACCATGACCACCGCCGCACGGAGATGCTTGGCACCTACAGCCCGGTACCGTCGCTGGAGTGGGCGGTCATCGCGCAAAAGGACCAGCGCCAGGCTTACGCAAGCGTTTATGAAATGCAGCGCTACTCGCGACTGCTTGCATTGATGGCAGTTCTGTTGAGCGTCGGGATCAGTTCATTCGCGGCACGCAATATCGCCAAACCGCTCGAGCAACTGACGGTTTCCAGCCGAGCTATCGCAAGCGGCGACTTCTCGCAGCGCGTTCACGTCACCAGCCGCACTGAAATCGGCGAACTCGCCATGACGTTCAATCACATGACCGAGGACCTCGAGCGTTTCGTGAAGGACCTGAAGCGCGCCGCCGAGGAAAACCGGGCACTGTTCTTGAACTCTATTCAGATGCTCGCTGGCGCAGTCGACGAAAAAGACCCGTACACCCGAGGTCACTCCGACCGCGTGACGAAGTACTCGGTTCTCATCGCCACCGAATACGGCCTCGAGGAGCAGGAGATCGATCGCATCCGCATTGCCGCACAGTTGCACGACGTCGGGAAAATCGGCATTGAAGATCGCATTCTCAAGAAACCCGGCGCGCTCACCCCGGAAGAATTCGAAGTGATGAAGACTCATACGACGAAGGGCGCCAACATCCTGCGCTCGGTCGAGCAACTGCGAGAGATGTTGCCAGGCATCGAGTTGCACCACGAATCACTCGACGGCCGCGGCTATCCGTTCGGCCTCAAGGGTGACCAGATTCCGCTGATGCCGCGCATCATCACCGTGGCCGACACCTTTGACGCCATGACCACCAACCGCCCCTACCAGGCGGCGATGGAACCCGAATACGTCATCCGCATCATCAACTCACTGGCATCCACCAAGTTCGATCCGCAAGTCGTTGCCGCCCTCACCCGCGCCTTCCAGAGCGGTAAGCTCCGCATCCGCCGCGCTGCAACGATGGGTCCGAGCGAACTGGAGCAAGCAGCCGAGGCACAAGGCGCAGCGACAGCAACTGCCGACTGA
- the ftsY gene encoding signal recognition particle-docking protein FtsY, whose product MIQTLFGSLDQPEEKSFIDRMKEAVTRTRESLAERIEEVVAFNKEIDRNTLDDLEATLLAADLGTTTTREVLDKMREKVDRKQIGDVDELKRVLKDELLAILTAATDKPAKSVDGEPEVILVVGVNGTGKTTSIGKLAHTLRAQGKTVLLCAADTFRAAAIEQLEVWGDRTGTEVIKTKPGGDPSAVLFDSLQAAKARNTDYVIVDTAGRLHTKSSLMQELEKMHRTAGRIIPGAPHETLLVMDATTGQNGLQQARLFTQSAGVTGIVLTKLDGTAKGGVVIAISRELGLPVRYVGVGEKQGDLLPFNAHDFVESLFA is encoded by the coding sequence ATGATCCAGACCCTTTTTGGCAGCCTCGATCAGCCCGAGGAAAAATCATTTATTGACCGCATGAAAGAGGCGGTCACGCGCACGCGCGAGAGCCTCGCCGAGCGCATCGAAGAAGTCGTCGCCTTCAACAAGGAAATCGATCGCAACACCCTCGACGACCTTGAAGCAACACTCCTCGCCGCCGACCTCGGCACCACCACCACCCGTGAAGTCCTCGACAAGATGCGCGAGAAGGTCGACCGCAAGCAAATCGGCGACGTCGATGAACTGAAACGCGTTCTGAAAGACGAGCTGCTGGCAATCCTCACGGCGGCGACAGACAAGCCGGCAAAGAGCGTTGACGGCGAACCCGAGGTAATTCTCGTTGTCGGCGTGAACGGCACCGGGAAGACGACCAGCATCGGGAAACTCGCACACACGCTTCGCGCACAAGGAAAGACTGTGCTGCTTTGCGCGGCCGATACGTTCCGCGCCGCCGCCATCGAGCAACTGGAAGTCTGGGGCGACCGCACCGGAACGGAAGTGATCAAGACCAAGCCGGGCGGAGATCCATCGGCAGTTCTGTTCGATTCTCTGCAGGCCGCGAAAGCGCGCAACACCGACTATGTCATCGTCGATACTGCCGGGCGCCTGCACACGAAATCGAGCCTCATGCAGGAACTCGAAAAGATGCACCGCACCGCCGGCAGAATTATCCCCGGTGCGCCGCACGAAACTTTGCTGGTGATGGACGCGACCACCGGCCAAAATGGCTTGCAGCAGGCTCGCTTGTTCACGCAATCGGCTGGCGTAACTGGGATCGTGCTGACAAAACTGGACGGCACCGCGAAAGGTGGCGTAGTCATAGCGATTTCGCGCGAGCTCGGACTGCCCGTGCGCTATGTCGGCGTCGGCGAAAAGCAGGGCGACCTGCTGCCGTTCAACGCACACGACTTTGTGGAGTCGCTGTTCGCTTAG